A single Patagioenas fasciata isolate bPatFas1 chromosome 29, bPatFas1.hap1, whole genome shotgun sequence DNA region contains:
- the LOC136113832 gene encoding uncharacterized protein translates to MGLRMGRELLPTFTPHFLPVPRPNILGILLLVHTGAYWSLFVHIGVCWCILVYAGVLLVCTGVYWCPTGVLLVYTGILLVCTGGYWCLLVSYWCILVSYWCILVSYWCPTGVYWCPTGAYWCILVSYWCILAPYWCPTGAYWYILVHTGAYWSLFVHIGVYWCILVSYWCSTGVYWCPTGAYQCILVSYWCVLLATGVLLVSYWCPIGVYWCPTGALLVPTGVLLVYTGVLLVYTGAYWCPTGVYWCPTDVYWCILVSYWCILVYTGVLLVHTGVYRYPTGVYWWLLVSYWCPIGVYWCPTRVLLVPYWCLLVSYWCPTGVYWCLLVSYWWLLVPYWCPTDVYWCSTGVLLVAIGVLLVSYWCLTGVYWCPTGTYWCVLVSYWCPTGICWCSTGTYWRVLVSYWCPTGGYWCPTGVLLVYTGVLLVPTGPHWCPTGVLQVYTGVLLIYTGVHWYILVRTGTYWCLLVYYWRILVSYWCVLVPYWCPTDIYWCSTGGYWCLTGGYWCPTGGYWCILVHTAARRAIAPPVSPLPFLPLVSMVPPSGPAPGRPARSGCPIRARGRGRGGGERMEPMEPPQPPEGGSGPPLPPPLSPPPTPPSPDPPPFGVPWVGEGDPLPVLGGVAAPIFIRGETQRLVRELGRARPLPHLPHVKRVRGGEGPGGEGPAVLICLENQLGTPPGVSDDVNDDVTDDVTTVPGSTCGTGSTGDTRDIVTVTTSGGSGTIGDTRDIVTVTTSGGSGTIGDTRDIVTVTTSSGPGDIVTTIGDTRDFVTVTTSGGSGDIVTTIGDTKDIVTITTSGGSGDIGDTRDIVTVTTSSGPGDIVTTIGDTRDFVTVTTSGGSGDIVTTTGDTRDFVTVTNSDGSGDIGDTRDIVTVTTIGGTGTIGVPKDIVTITPPYVPTVPLPPLPILLGPHMSPHGLGPPFRVLIPARVPKGVTEVTAARAAALWPWVTRGGTLGTSGMELPPEEVTEVTKLMGVAVAAARRGARGGMVAAGGAVVDVATGRVVATAHDGRRGGHPLAHATMRLLEEVARYQRGRGDSGGDDVSGDVTPYLCAGCDVYLTREPCALCAMALVHARARRVLFGVRVPQGALCGRYRLHGRSPPLNHRPHPLPRCPPGGRWFPPASSS, encoded by the exons ATGGGGCTGAGGATGGGACGGGAGCTCCTCCCCACCTTCACCCCACACTTCCTGCCCGTTCCGC GCCCCAACATCCTCGGAATTCTCCTACTGGTGCATACTGGTGCGTACTGGTCCCTATTCGTCCATATTGGTGTCTGTTGGTGCATACTGGTGTATGCTGGTGTCCtgctggtgtgtactggtgtATACTGGTGTCCTACTGGTGTCCTACTGGTGTATACTGGTATcctactggtgtgtactggtggcTACTGGTGCCTACTGGTGTCCTACTGGTGTATACTGGTGTCCTACTGGTGTATACTGGTGTCCTACTGGTGTCCTACTGGTGTATACTGGTGTCCTACTGGTGCATACTGGTGTATATTGGTGTCCTACTGGTGTATACTGGCGCCCTACTGGTGTCCTACTGGTGCATACTGGTACATACTGGTGCATACTGGTGCATACTGGTCCCTATTCGTCCATATTGGTGTCTACTGGTGCATACTGGTGTCCTACTGGTGTTCTACTGGTGTATATTGGTGTCCTACTGGTGCATACCAGTGTATACTGGTGTCCTACTGGTGTGTACTGCTGGCTACTGGTGTCCTACTGGTGTCCTACTGGTGTCCTATTGGTGTATACTGGTGTCCCACTGGTGCCCTACTGGTGCCTACTGGTGTCCTACTGGTGTATACTGGTGTCCTACTGGTGTACACTGGTGCATACTGGTGTCCTACTGGTGTATACTGGTGTCCTACTGATGTATACTGGTGCATACTGGTGTCCTACTGGTGTATACTGGTGTATACTGGTGTCCTACTGGTGCATACTGGTGTATACAGGTATcctactggtgtgtactggtggcTACTGGTGTCCTACTGGTGTCCTATTGGTGTATACTGGTGTCCTACTCGTGTCCTACTGGTGCCGTACTGGTGCCTACTGGTGTCCTACTGGTGTcccactggtgtgtactggtgccTACTGGTGTCCTACTGGTGGCTACTGGTGCCCTACTGGTGTCCTACTGACGTATACTGGTGTTCTACTGGTGTTCTACTGGTGGCTATTGGTGTCCTACTGGTGTCCTACTGGTGTCTTACTGGTGTATACTGGTGTCCTACTGGTACATACTGGTGCGTACTGGTGTCCTACTGGTGTCCTACTGGCATATGCTGGTGTTCTACTGGTACATACTGGCGTGTACTGGTGTCCTACTGGTGTCCTACTGGTGGCTACTGGTGTCCTACTGGTGTCCTACTGGTGTATACTGGTGTCCTACTGGTGCCTACTGGTCCACACTGGTGTCCTACTGGTGTCCTACAGGTGTATACTGGTGTCCTACTGATATATACTGGTGTGCACTGGTACATACTGGTGCGTACTGGTACATACTGGTGCCTACTGGTGTACTACTGGCGTATACTGGTGTcctactggtgtgtactggtgccCTATTGGTGTCCTACTGACATATACTGGTGTTCTACTGGTGGCTATTGGTGTCTTACTGGTGGCTACTGGTGCCCTACTGGTGGCTACTGGTGCATACTGGTGCATACTG CCGCTAGGAGGGCGATCGCCCCCCCCGTATCGCCCCTGCCCTTCCTGCCGCTCGTCTCGATGGTTCCGCCCTCCGGCCCCGCCCCAGGACGTCCGGCGCGCTCTGGCTGCCCAATCAGAGCGCGGGGGCGTGGCCGAGGCGGTGGCGAGCG GATGGAGCCGATGGAACCTCCGCAACCTCCAGAGGGGGGGTCGGGaccgcccctcccccctcccctttcccctccccctaCCCCCCCTTCTCCGGACCCGCCCCCTTTTGGGGTGccctgggtgggggagggggaccCTCTAccggttttggggggggtggccGCCCCCATTTTCATTCGGGGGGAGACTCAGCGGCTCGTGCGGGAATTGGGGAgggcccggcccctcccccacctgccCCACGTCAAGAGggtgcgggggggggaggggccggggggggaggggccagcGGTGCTGATTTGTCTGGAGAACCAACTGGGAACCCCCCCAG GTGTCAGCGATGATGTCAATGATGATGTCACCGATGATGTCACCACAGTCCCTGGAAGCACTtgtggcactgggagcactggggacaccagggacattgTCACTGTTACCACCAGCGGTGGCTCTGGGAccattggggacaccagggacattgTCACTGTCACCACCAGCGGTGGCTCTGGGAccattggggacaccagggacattgTCACCGTCACCACCAgcagtggccctggggacattgtcaccactattggggacaccagggactttGTCACCGTCACCACCAGcggtggctctggggacattgTCACCACTattggggacaccaaggacattgtcaccatcaccaccagcggtggctctggggacattggggacaccagggacattgTCACCGTCACCACCAgcagtggccctggggacattgtcaccactattggggacaccagggactttGTCACCGTCACCACCAGtggtggctctggggacattgTCACCActactggggacaccagggactttgtcactgtcaccaacagtgatggctctggggacattggggacaccagggacattgTCACCGTCACCACCATTGGTGGCACTGGGACCATTGGAGTCCCCAAGGACATTGTCACCATCACCCCCCCttatgtccccactgtccccctgccccccctccccatcctcctgggtccccacatgtccccccacGGTCTGGGTCCCCCATTCCGCGTCCTCATCCCTGCCCGCGTCCCCAAGGGGGTGACCGAGGTGACAGCGGCTCGAGCGGCCGCCCTGTGGCCTTGGGTGACGCGgggggggacgttggggacatcggggatggagctgcccccggaggaggtgacagaggtgacaaagCTCatgggggtggcggtggcggccgcgcggcgcggggcgcggggggggatggtggcggcggggggggcggtcgTGGATGTCGCGACGGGGCGGGTGGTGGCGACAGCGCACgacgggcggcggggggggcaccCGTTGGCCCACGCCACCATGCGCCTCCTGGAGGAGGTGGCGAGGTACCAAAGGGGGCGTGGTGATAGCGGCGGCGATGACGTCAGCGGTGACGTCACGCCCTACCTGTGCGCGGGGTGCGACGTGTACCTGACGCGGGAACCGTGCGCGCTCTGCGCCATGGCGCTCGTGCACGCGCGGGCGCGCCGGGTGCTGTTCGGGGTGCGCGTCCCGCAGGGGGCGCTGTGCGGGAGGTACCGGTTGCACGGGAGGAGCCCGCCGCTCAATCACCG gccccaccccctcccccgaTGTCCTCCCGGGGGTCGCTGGTTCCCGCCCGCTTCCTCATCCTGA